Proteins found in one Erythrobacter sp. 3-20A1M genomic segment:
- a CDS encoding DUF418 domain-containing protein — MTEAGDAASSHGATPDQPAVPLAAGQGDRLDNLDFIRGIAVMGILFANIISFGQPTTAQSFPDAFMVPHGPLSDVLWVVQFVLIDGKMRALFSMLFGAGMWLFLEKAWSRGQDADLQARRLFWLLAFGVLHFFFIWKGDILLLYGLCGFVLLLFLNLTARAQIVTALSIYGVGQVIYALSTIPVWYVVNSPAQGTGDTLETLRGAELAAGQDAMLEANLIQQGRWGELVAHNFAQHASDPLLGFLMVGFETVPLILIGMALYRMGLFSGAFDRRCQLGWGGAGIAVGAALSLVAGIWAWREGFTFWGTQVAMLALSHIPRLMMGVGLLAVLAVVGTGRDGWLGQRIRAAGRAAFSNYLGTSIVMMLVFHGWAGGLFGVLSRPALYGVAFATCLLMLAWSKPWLDRFRFGPLEWAWRCLTYWRRFAIRR; from the coding sequence ATGACCGAAGCGGGCGACGCCGCATCTTCGCACGGGGCCACCCCCGATCAGCCTGCCGTGCCGCTCGCCGCCGGACAGGGCGACCGGCTGGACAATCTCGATTTCATCCGCGGGATCGCGGTGATGGGGATCCTGTTCGCGAATATCATCAGTTTCGGCCAGCCGACGACCGCGCAATCCTTTCCGGACGCCTTCATGGTGCCGCACGGCCCGCTGTCGGACGTGCTGTGGGTGGTGCAGTTCGTGCTGATCGACGGGAAGATGCGCGCCCTGTTCTCCATGCTGTTCGGTGCCGGGATGTGGCTGTTCCTCGAAAAGGCGTGGTCGCGGGGGCAGGATGCGGACCTGCAGGCGCGGCGGCTGTTCTGGCTGCTGGCGTTCGGCGTGCTGCATTTTTTCTTCATCTGGAAGGGGGACATCCTCCTCCTCTACGGGCTGTGCGGCTTCGTGCTGCTGCTGTTCCTGAACCTCACGGCGCGGGCGCAGATCGTCACCGCCCTCTCGATCTACGGCGTCGGGCAGGTGATCTACGCGTTGTCCACCATCCCCGTATGGTATGTCGTCAATTCGCCCGCGCAGGGCACGGGAGACACCTTGGAAACGCTGCGCGGGGCGGAGCTGGCGGCGGGACAGGACGCCATGCTGGAGGCGAACCTCATCCAGCAGGGTCGCTGGGGCGAGCTGGTGGCCCATAATTTCGCGCAGCACGCCAGCGACCCGCTGCTCGGCTTCCTGATGGTCGGGTTCGAGACCGTGCCGCTGATATTGATCGGAATGGCGCTGTACCGGATGGGCCTGTTCTCCGGCGCGTTCGACCGCCGCTGCCAGCTCGGCTGGGGCGGGGCGGGTATCGCGGTGGGGGCGGCTCTCAGTTTGGTCGCCGGGATTTGGGCATGGCGCGAAGGCTTCACCTTCTGGGGGACGCAGGTTGCCATGCTGGCGCTGTCGCACATTCCCCGGCTGATGATGGGCGTGGGGCTGCTGGCGGTGCTTGCGGTGGTCGGCACGGGGCGCGACGGCTGGCTCGGGCAACGCATCCGGGCGGCGGGCCGTGCGGCCTTTTCCAACTATCTGGGCACCTCGATCGTGATGATGCTGGTGTTCCACGGCTGGGCGGGAGGGTTGTTCGGCGTGCTGTCGCGCCCGGCGCTATACGGCGTGGCGTTTGCGACCTGCCTGCTCATGCTCGCCTGGTCGAAACCGTGGCTCGATCGCTTCCGTTTCGGGCCGCTCGAATGGGCGTGGCGGTGCCTGACCTATTGGCGCCGGTTTGCGATCCGGCGCTGA
- a CDS encoding SPOR domain-containing protein, with protein MAASLLAISGTAHADVKAGVDAWEAGDYPRAVAEWREPAERGDADAQFNLAQAYRLGRGVEKNLQQAESYYAKAAVQGHLKAADNLGLVLFQDGRREQAMPYIVTAADRGDPRAQYLLGIEHFNGDLVEQDWTRAYALLTLANAAGLPQARQAISQMDGYIPLEQRQQAQLLAPRLKAEADARRSAAFASADLDGEEDAGATFADAAEARVPVAPTQSAPVAPTPLVLPPVAPAPAPAPTIPTPVAAAQAAIADAARVTGTQSPAEAARPTPGRSPEREPASPAGPAAVSQGRWKVQLGAFSVGGNADKLWRRLAGRTELAGRTKLTEREGRLTKLLAAGYPSRQAADRACAALKRAGEACLVTR; from the coding sequence GTGGCCGCATCGCTCCTCGCGATATCCGGCACGGCGCATGCCGATGTGAAGGCCGGGGTCGATGCGTGGGAGGCGGGGGATTACCCACGCGCGGTGGCCGAATGGCGCGAGCCCGCGGAGCGGGGCGACGCGGATGCCCAGTTCAATCTCGCACAGGCGTACCGGCTCGGTCGCGGGGTGGAAAAGAACCTGCAGCAGGCGGAATCCTATTACGCGAAGGCTGCGGTGCAGGGACATCTGAAGGCGGCGGACAATCTGGGGCTGGTATTATTCCAGGATGGGCGGCGCGAGCAGGCGATGCCCTATATCGTCACCGCCGCGGACCGGGGCGATCCACGGGCGCAATACCTGCTGGGGATCGAGCACTTCAACGGCGACCTGGTGGAGCAGGACTGGACGCGGGCCTATGCGCTGCTCACGCTGGCCAATGCCGCGGGTCTGCCGCAGGCGCGCCAGGCGATCTCGCAGATGGACGGATACATTCCTCTGGAGCAGCGCCAGCAGGCCCAACTGCTCGCGCCGCGATTGAAGGCGGAAGCCGATGCGCGGCGCAGCGCGGCGTTCGCCTCCGCCGATCTGGACGGGGAGGAGGACGCTGGCGCGACTTTCGCCGATGCTGCCGAGGCGCGGGTGCCGGTCGCGCCCACCCAGAGCGCCCCCGTCGCTCCGACACCGCTGGTGCTGCCGCCGGTCGCTCCGGCCCCGGCCCCGGCCCCGACCATTCCCACCCCGGTCGCGGCGGCGCAGGCCGCCATCGCGGACGCCGCCCGCGTCACCGGAACGCAGAGCCCGGCCGAAGCAGCGCGGCCCACCCCGGGGCGTAGTCCCGAGCGCGAACCCGCGTCGCCAGCCGGACCGGCAGCGGTAAGTCAGGGCCGCTGGAAAGTGCAGCTCGGTGCCTTTTCGGTCGGCGGCAATGCCGACAAGCTGTGGCGTCGTCTCGCGGGTCGGACCGAACTGGCGGGCCGGACCAAGCTGACTGAGCGTGAGGGCAGGCTGACGAAGCTGCTCGCGGCGGGATATCCCTCGCGCCAAGCGGCCGATCGCGCCTGCGCGGCGCTGAAGCGCGCGGGCGAGGCTTGTCTCGTCACCCGCTGA